A genome region from Hymenobacter tibetensis includes the following:
- a CDS encoding porin, whose protein sequence is MNHVLTLGLALTATAAATSNALAQTTPVTDTTQVVPPQVAPAEATPNPLTFYGFVDGYYGYDFKHADTQDRPGFLYSHDRQNEFTVNNAIIGMRYDNGQVRGALGLHAGTYVAANYAAEDQVFKHIYEAYAGFRPFEKAWLDAGIFGSHIGFESAISKDNWTLTRSLMAENSPYYEAGVRFTYEVDPKLTLTGLVLNGWQNIRENNQKKAIGTQIQWKPTDKLLINSSTFYGNEQPQDLARRRRYFHDFYASYAATDRLSLAVVFDVGKQERAERGGKDDTWHTGAAFVRYKLADKWSTTLRGEYYNANRGVIINSISPVASDQDLKIRAASLNLDYAPISNVVVRIEGRGFRSPQPFLTDRNDQPTDNYGNITSSIAISF, encoded by the coding sequence ATGAACCACGTATTGACCTTGGGCCTCGCCCTTACTGCCACTGCCGCCGCTACTAGCAATGCACTGGCGCAAACCACTCCCGTAACCGATACCACGCAAGTAGTGCCGCCGCAAGTTGCGCCCGCCGAAGCCACCCCCAACCCGCTGACTTTCTACGGCTTTGTGGATGGCTACTACGGTTACGATTTCAAGCACGCCGACACCCAAGACCGGCCAGGCTTCCTGTACTCGCACGACCGGCAAAACGAGTTTACCGTCAACAACGCCATCATCGGGATGCGCTACGACAACGGGCAAGTGCGCGGTGCTTTGGGGCTGCACGCCGGCACCTACGTAGCCGCCAACTACGCCGCCGAAGACCAGGTGTTCAAGCACATCTACGAAGCCTACGCCGGTTTCCGACCGTTCGAGAAGGCGTGGCTGGATGCCGGTATTTTCGGTTCGCACATCGGCTTCGAGTCGGCCATCAGTAAAGACAACTGGACGTTGACCCGCTCCCTGATGGCTGAAAACTCGCCGTACTACGAAGCCGGGGTGCGCTTCACCTACGAGGTTGACCCCAAGCTGACCCTGACCGGCCTGGTACTGAACGGCTGGCAAAATATCCGCGAGAACAATCAGAAAAAGGCCATTGGCACCCAAATTCAGTGGAAGCCCACCGATAAGCTGCTTATCAACAGCAGCACGTTCTACGGCAACGAGCAACCCCAAGACCTGGCCCGGCGCCGCCGCTACTTCCACGATTTCTATGCTTCCTACGCCGCCACCGACCGGCTGAGCTTGGCTGTGGTATTCGACGTGGGCAAGCAAGAAAGAGCCGAACGTGGCGGCAAAGACGACACCTGGCACACCGGGGCCGCCTTCGTGCGCTACAAGCTAGCCGACAAGTGGAGCACCACCCTGCGCGGCGAGTACTACAACGCCAACCGGGGCGTCATCATCAACTCGATTTCGCCGGTAGCTTCCGACCAAGATTTGAAAATACGGGCCGCCTCTCTCAACCTCGATTACGCGCCCATCAGCAACGTGGTAGTGCGGATAGAAGGCCGCGGCTTCCGCTCCCCTCAGCCCTTCCTAACCGACCGAAACGACCAACCCACCGACAACTACGGCAACATCACATCGAGCATTGCCATTTCGTTTTAA
- a CDS encoding sensor protein KdpD — MSSTTDDQQRDQSAERFLRLVQERRRGRLKIYIGLAAGVGKTYRMLQEAHDLLQHGVDVVLGYVVTHGRAGTEAQQQGLPTLPRKQIFYKGRMLEEMDVQAILQRRPSVVVVDELAHTNVPGSLNEKRWQDVEQLVKAGISVISAVNVQHLESLHDQVQKITGTDVQERVPDQVLKLADEVVNVDLTVPELRTRLEEGKIYDLQKVPSALKNFFQPENLLQLRELALREVANQLGRQIETDAAGAPAVAPQRRNADRLLACINTNARAAKEIIRKTSRLADRLGGAKWYVLYVQTPAESADRVGLAAQRHLINNLQLATELGGQILRVKADHVVTEVRRVAAEKNVSLLICGVTGSKNWWARLTRRGVTNDLIRQVARHTQDLDIYLVTY; from the coding sequence ATGTCCTCCACCACTGACGACCAACAACGCGACCAATCTGCCGAGCGGTTTCTGCGGCTGGTGCAGGAGCGGCGGCGCGGGCGGCTGAAAATATACATTGGGCTGGCGGCAGGGGTGGGCAAAACCTACCGCATGCTGCAAGAAGCCCATGACTTGCTACAGCACGGCGTTGATGTGGTGTTGGGGTACGTCGTGACGCACGGGCGGGCGGGCACCGAGGCGCAGCAGCAAGGCCTGCCGACGCTGCCGCGCAAACAGATTTTCTACAAGGGCCGGATGCTCGAAGAAATGGACGTGCAAGCCATTTTGCAGCGCCGGCCCTCGGTAGTAGTAGTCGATGAGCTGGCCCACACCAACGTGCCGGGCTCCCTCAACGAGAAGCGCTGGCAAGACGTGGAGCAGCTTGTAAAGGCCGGTATTTCGGTGATTTCGGCCGTTAACGTGCAGCACCTGGAAAGCCTGCACGACCAAGTGCAGAAGATAACCGGCACCGACGTGCAGGAACGGGTGCCCGACCAAGTGCTGAAGCTAGCCGATGAGGTGGTAAATGTGGACCTGACTGTGCCCGAGCTGCGCACCCGCTTGGAGGAAGGCAAAATCTACGATTTGCAGAAAGTACCCTCGGCGCTGAAGAACTTCTTCCAGCCCGAAAACCTGTTGCAGTTGCGCGAACTGGCCCTACGGGAAGTAGCCAACCAACTCGGCCGCCAGATTGAAACCGATGCCGCTGGTGCCCCCGCCGTAGCTCCTCAACGCCGCAACGCCGACCGGCTGCTGGCCTGCATCAATACCAACGCGCGGGCCGCCAAGGAAATCATCCGCAAAACCTCCCGCCTCGCCGACCGCCTCGGCGGAGCCAAGTGGTACGTGCTCTACGTCCAAACCCCCGCCGAATCGGCTGATAGGGTAGGACTGGCGGCTCAGCGCCACCTCATCAATAACTTGCAGCTGGCTACCGAGCTAGGCGGCCAGATTCTGCGGGTGAAAGCCGACCATGTTGTAACGGAAGTAAGGCGCGTAGCCGCCGAAAAAAACGTGTCGTTGCTAATCTGCGGCGTGACGGGCAGCAAAAATTGGTGGGCCCGCCTCACCCGTCGCGGCGTCACCAACGACCTTATTCGGCAAGTTGCCCGCCACACCCAAGACCTAGATATTTACTTGGTAACGTACTGA
- a CDS encoding HAMP domain-containing sensor histidine kinase, whose protein sequence is MTLKTKITLAFATMLLLLMGVSAFMLYSLNQLDRTARNVLKDNLYSVELGQQMLSALDQMEYGANIRAPQAQPLFEKLLAREAGNVTEPGEQQAVDNLFQDVGNFNQLLASDTTSAQLWNQAVGRLRRDTYAMMNLNTQALTRKNEVANRTALRQRRYVLALLTFAVLTSLLFVLSVPEAAVVPLRRLSASIDHAANQDFTASIPVEGHDELATVGRSFNRMLVQLQSYRTSTLAELMAERNRVASIVNTLDEGLLLVDQNRRLIVVNPVASALLAVPAAQLLGRRVDEVANENDLFREMLRHLDVPPPKREQETPLLTIAQQGEEAYYRLSVHDVVGFNQALDKNEFVGSILTLRNISEFKKLDQAKSNFLATVSHELKTPLSSINFSLKLLQNGKVGPLNPEQQNIVLTLKQENQRLLKLVGELIDVSRLESGNIQLNFQPSHVHDIVQFAADTIQLQLKPKQLRLALEVPDNLPPVRADIEKTTWVLLNLLANAIRYSPEQEQIRISATLAPDGQQVQVNVQDNGPGIAPQYQEKIFQRFVQIPDKNGYKGGSGLGLSIAREFIASQGGQLWVSSELGAGSTFLFTLPVAGKADV, encoded by the coding sequence ATGACCCTGAAAACCAAAATCACGCTGGCTTTTGCAACCATGCTGTTGCTGCTGATGGGAGTGAGTGCCTTCATGCTCTACTCGCTGAACCAGCTGGACCGCACCGCCCGCAACGTGCTCAAAGACAACCTGTACTCGGTGGAGTTGGGCCAGCAAATGCTGAGCGCCCTGGACCAGATGGAGTACGGCGCAAACATAAGAGCCCCCCAAGCCCAACCGCTTTTCGAGAAACTGTTGGCACGGGAAGCTGGCAACGTAACGGAGCCTGGCGAGCAGCAGGCGGTAGACAATCTGTTTCAAGATGTAGGGAATTTCAATCAGCTGCTAGCTTCCGATACCACCTCAGCCCAGCTTTGGAACCAGGCCGTTGGGCGCTTACGGCGCGATACCTATGCCATGATGAACCTGAACACCCAGGCCCTCACGCGCAAAAACGAAGTCGCCAACCGCACCGCCCTGCGGCAGCGGCGCTACGTGCTGGCCCTGCTCACCTTCGCCGTTCTCACCTCGCTGTTGTTTGTGCTGAGTGTGCCCGAGGCGGCCGTTGTGCCCCTGCGCCGGCTCTCAGCCAGCATCGACCACGCTGCTAACCAAGATTTCACCGCTTCGATTCCGGTGGAAGGGCACGACGAATTGGCTACCGTAGGCCGAAGCTTCAACCGAATGCTGGTGCAATTGCAAAGCTACCGCACCTCCACGCTGGCTGAACTCATGGCCGAACGCAACCGGGTAGCCAGCATCGTCAATACCCTGGATGAAGGCCTGCTACTAGTCGACCAAAATCGGCGCCTCATTGTGGTCAACCCGGTAGCCAGCGCCTTGCTTGCCGTGCCCGCTGCCCAGCTGCTAGGCCGGCGAGTAGATGAAGTAGCCAACGAAAATGACTTGTTTCGGGAAATGCTGCGCCATCTAGATGTGCCGCCGCCCAAGCGCGAGCAAGAAACGCCACTGCTTACCATCGCGCAGCAAGGCGAAGAAGCGTACTACCGCCTGAGTGTGCACGATGTGGTCGGGTTCAACCAAGCCCTCGACAAAAACGAATTTGTCGGCTCCATTCTGACCTTGCGCAACATCTCCGAGTTCAAGAAACTAGACCAAGCCAAGTCCAACTTCCTGGCCACCGTGTCGCACGAGCTAAAAACGCCGCTTTCCAGTATCAACTTCAGCTTAAAGCTGTTGCAAAACGGCAAAGTCGGTCCGCTCAACCCCGAGCAGCAAAACATAGTGCTGACCCTCAAGCAAGAAAACCAGCGCCTGTTGAAGTTGGTAGGGGAGCTGATTGACGTATCGCGCCTGGAATCAGGCAACATTCAGCTCAACTTCCAGCCCAGCCACGTGCACGACATCGTGCAGTTCGCTGCCGATACCATTCAACTCCAGCTCAAGCCCAAGCAGCTCCGCCTCGCCCTGGAAGTACCCGACAACCTGCCGCCCGTCCGCGCCGACATCGAGAAAACCACTTGGGTGCTGCTCAATCTGCTGGCCAACGCCATCCGCTATTCACCCGAGCAGGAGCAAATCCGCATTTCCGCCACCCTCGCCCCCGACGGCCAGCAAGTGCAAGTGAACGTGCAAGACAATGGCCCCGGCATCGCGCCGCAGTACCAGGAAAAAATCTTCCAGCGCTTCGTGCAGATACCCGACAAGAACGGCTACAAAGGCGGTTCGGGCCTGGGCCTCAGCATCGCCCGCGAATTCATTGCCAGCCAAGGCGGCCAACTCTGGGTGAGCAGCGAGCTAGGCGCCGGCAGCACCTTCCTCTTCACGCTACCAGTGGCCGGTAAAGCGGACGTTTAA